One window of Chryseobacterium culicis genomic DNA carries:
- a CDS encoding N-acetylmuramoyl-L-alanine amidase has translation MRKTLYIIGLSTFVFSCTSQQNVKKNTYKPKTPITQAKPTVKTTPPIAPKPKVVSDHGVDFFTTNIADPTKNDNTVSYGSIVSAKPGGYKVVKTYFPAVAQNFRQRYLILHYTAIPDDKSITVLTQQAVSAHYLVNNTGDNEIYQLVDENKRAYHAGVSAWRNDKNLNDTSIGIEIVNAGYTTDSTGKRTFAPFSDEQVRKVAALVKDIVTRYQIQATNVLAHSDIAPTRKQDPGPMFPWKKLYDEYQIGMWYDEAAKQTYFEAAQADITARYNDTSFIFLIQTALQKFGYALDLSGKWDDATKKTIEAFQYHFRPQNYDGIMDGETWAILQALNQKYPVK, from the coding sequence ATGCGTAAGACATTATATATCATCGGATTAAGCACATTCGTTTTTTCCTGTACTTCCCAACAAAATGTAAAAAAAAATACATACAAACCAAAAACCCCAATAACACAGGCGAAACCAACGGTTAAGACAACACCGCCGATAGCTCCAAAACCAAAAGTAGTTTCTGATCATGGAGTAGATTTTTTTACTACGAATATCGCAGACCCAACAAAAAATGATAATACGGTAAGTTATGGTTCTATTGTATCTGCAAAACCAGGTGGATATAAAGTGGTAAAGACTTATTTCCCTGCGGTTGCTCAAAATTTCAGACAACGTTACCTGATATTACATTATACTGCAATTCCGGATGATAAATCTATTACTGTTCTTACCCAGCAGGCGGTGAGTGCTCATTATTTGGTAAATAATACAGGAGATAACGAAATCTATCAGTTGGTAGACGAAAATAAGCGTGCATACCATGCGGGAGTTAGTGCATGGAGAAATGACAAGAATCTCAATGATACTTCTATCGGGATTGAAATTGTAAATGCAGGTTATACTACAGATAGTACAGGTAAAAGAACCTTTGCTCCTTTTAGCGATGAACAGGTAAGAAAAGTGGCAGCACTGGTTAAGGATATTGTGACAAGATATCAGATTCAGGCTACGAATGTATTAGCCCATTCAGATATTGCTCCTACAAGAAAACAGGATCCGGGGCCTATGTTCCCATGGAAAAAGCTATATGACGAATACCAGATTGGGATGTGGTATGATGAAGCAGCTAAACAGACCTATTTTGAAGCGGCTCAGGCAGACATTACAGCGAGATATAATGATACCAGCTTTATATTCCTTATTCAGACTGCCTTGCAGAAATTCGGATATGCGCTTGATCTTAGCGGAAAATGGGATGATGCGACCAAGAAAACCATTGAAGCATTTCAGTACCACTTCCGTCCACAGAATTACGATGGAATCATGGATGGCGAAACATGGGCAATACTGCAAGCTTTAAATCAAAAATATCCCGTAAAATAA
- the aspA gene encoding aspartate ammonia-lyase yields MENFRKESDLLGELNVPLDAYYGVQTQRAINNFKISGQLLSSYPDFIKGLAFVKKAAAKTNYELGLLDENLYFKIAEACDEIVEGKYHEQFPVDMIQGGAGTSINMNANEVIANIVLEKLGKNKGEYEFCSPNDHINLSQSTNDAYPTAIKMGLLQMNIGLVEKLERIITAFRAKGQEFHDVIKMGRTQLQDAVPMTLGQEFEAYAATLEEDISKLNNNANLFVEVNMGATAIGTGLNAPVGYATLCAKNLAQITGFPIVSAPDLVEATPDTGSYVIYSSATKRLAVKLSKICNDLRLLSSGPRAGLFEINLPPMQPGSSIMPGKVNPVIPEVVNQVCFKVFGNDLTVTFAAEAGQLQLNVMEPVLSHAIMENINFLCNALDTLRDKCVVGITANKEICLNMVKHSIGIVTALNPYIGYKQSTQIAKEALETGKSVYNLVLEKGILSQEKLDEILDPKNMLKPHNK; encoded by the coding sequence ATGGAAAATTTCAGAAAAGAAAGTGATCTATTAGGCGAACTGAATGTGCCTTTAGATGCTTATTATGGGGTTCAGACACAAAGAGCTATCAACAATTTTAAAATTTCAGGACAGCTTTTGTCTTCATATCCGGATTTCATAAAAGGATTGGCGTTTGTAAAAAAAGCAGCTGCTAAAACCAATTATGAATTAGGACTTCTAGACGAAAACCTGTATTTTAAAATAGCAGAAGCGTGTGATGAAATTGTAGAAGGGAAATATCATGAGCAGTTTCCGGTAGATATGATTCAGGGTGGAGCAGGAACTTCTATCAACATGAATGCCAATGAAGTGATTGCCAATATCGTATTGGAAAAATTAGGAAAAAATAAAGGAGAATACGAATTCTGTTCACCTAATGATCATATCAATCTTTCTCAGTCTACCAATGATGCTTACCCTACAGCAATCAAAATGGGATTGCTTCAGATGAATATAGGACTGGTAGAAAAACTAGAAAGGATTATTACCGCTTTCCGTGCCAAAGGACAGGAGTTTCATGATGTTATCAAAATGGGTCGTACGCAGCTTCAGGATGCTGTTCCAATGACTTTGGGACAGGAGTTTGAAGCCTATGCTGCTACTTTGGAAGAGGATATTTCCAAGCTCAATAATAATGCAAACCTTTTCGTAGAAGTGAATATGGGAGCAACGGCTATCGGAACAGGATTAAACGCTCCGGTAGGATATGCCACTCTTTGTGCTAAAAACTTAGCTCAGATTACAGGATTCCCGATTGTTTCAGCTCCGGATTTAGTAGAAGCTACTCCTGATACAGGATCTTACGTAATCTACTCTTCAGCAACAAAACGTCTTGCCGTGAAATTATCAAAAATCTGCAACGATTTAAGATTACTTTCATCAGGTCCAAGAGCAGGTCTTTTTGAAATCAATCTTCCACCAATGCAGCCTGGATCTTCTATTATGCCAGGTAAAGTAAATCCGGTAATTCCGGAAGTGGTAAACCAGGTTTGTTTCAAAGTATTCGGAAATGATCTTACTGTAACTTTTGCTGCAGAAGCAGGACAATTACAGCTGAATGTAATGGAGCCGGTACTTTCTCATGCCATCATGGAAAATATCAACTTCCTTTGCAATGCCTTAGATACCCTTCGTGACAAGTGTGTAGTAGGAATTACTGCCAATAAAGAAATTTGCCTGAATATGGTGAAACACAGCATCGGTATTGTAACAGCATTGAACCCTTATATCGGGTACAAACAGTCTACACAGATTGCAAAAGAAGCATTGGAAACCGGAAAAAGCGTTTACAACCTTGTTCTTGAAAAAGGAATTCTTTCTCAGGAAAAACTGGACGAAATCCTTGATCCGAAAAACATGCTGAAACCGCATAACAAATAA
- a CDS encoding glycosyltransferase family 2 protein, with product MRFLIIIPAHNEEDNLSFTLDSLQQQSCKDFKVVVVNDGSTDKTPEIIRKYTETDSRFETVNLQKSEHQPGSKVVHAFKNGLQTQSMAEFDIICKFDADIILPENYLTAVETAFANNPEYGLVGGLLYIEKEGSWVYEGNSNKNHVRGPMKAYRKECFVQIGGLRETLGWDNIDSILLDNLGWKEVVLPELHVKLIKVKGADYTIRPADYYGRYFYFLGLNRFLAYIASSKEAMKSKSASFFFDIIKSYESCRSKKLELKITKEEQKAVNDQRWRMLKKKWLKM from the coding sequence GTGAGGTTTTTAATTATAATTCCTGCCCATAACGAAGAAGACAACCTCTCGTTTACTCTTGATTCTTTACAACAGCAAAGCTGTAAAGATTTTAAAGTAGTGGTGGTAAACGATGGTTCTACAGACAAAACCCCTGAAATCATCCGGAAATATACCGAAACTGATTCCCGTTTTGAAACCGTTAACCTTCAGAAATCTGAACATCAGCCGGGATCTAAAGTGGTTCATGCTTTTAAAAACGGACTTCAGACCCAATCTATGGCTGAGTTTGATATCATCTGTAAGTTTGATGCCGATATCATTCTTCCGGAAAATTATCTGACAGCAGTAGAAACCGCTTTCGCCAATAACCCTGAATATGGGCTGGTAGGAGGACTTCTGTATATTGAAAAAGAGGGGAGCTGGGTGTATGAAGGGAATTCAAATAAAAATCACGTAAGAGGTCCTATGAAAGCTTACCGTAAAGAATGTTTTGTTCAGATCGGAGGTTTAAGGGAAACATTGGGCTGGGATAATATTGATTCTATATTACTTGATAATCTGGGATGGAAAGAAGTGGTGCTTCCGGAGCTTCATGTGAAACTGATTAAAGTAAAAGGAGCTGATTACACTATACGTCCGGCAGATTATTATGGAAGGTATTTTTATTTCCTGGGACTGAACAGGTTTCTGGCTTATATTGCCTCTTCCAAAGAAGCTATGAAAAGCAAATCTGCTTCATTTTTCTTTGATATTATCAAATCTTACGAGAGTTGCAGATCAAAGAAACTGGAGCTTAAAATTACTAAAGAAGAACAAAAAGCGGTTAATGATCAACGTTGGAGAATGTTGAAAAAGAAATGGCTGAAGATGTAG
- a CDS encoding glycosyltransferase, whose translation MKKIAYIEIDTHAEIAQAFMDIMKGSQDFAVDYYFSKRIKDQISHGDEAVFLSDSSMILDQLKGKGYDLVVIGTVHRYFNTFLAITRKYNTAVIAHNLNFIKASKLDLMKSVFKGDVIFRLKLWLKEGLFYKTKVYQTSRSLFVLDDALISERYQLLPLFYTRDFDKTKNENLVVVIPGGVSQKRRDYAYIFETIQNLNTDQSCKFIFLGKASGHELKQLENLSKKCPENIDITYFSERVSSEDFEKWMQKADVLWCPIQQDTEFFSMKEAYGQTKMTGNLGDAIAYGKLAVFPKNYPSKTDFIIPEKENILEQLKALSDTPFDFYTTYSKKEVQQKMEQFLQGLI comes from the coding sequence GTGAAAAAAATAGCTTACATAGAAATAGACACGCACGCAGAAATTGCTCAGGCTTTCATGGATATTATGAAAGGGTCTCAGGATTTTGCAGTAGACTATTATTTTTCAAAAAGAATCAAAGATCAGATCAGTCATGGTGATGAAGCGGTGTTTTTATCAGACAGTTCTATGATTCTTGATCAGCTGAAAGGGAAGGGGTATGATCTGGTGGTAATAGGTACGGTTCATCGCTATTTCAATACGTTTTTAGCCATAACCAGAAAGTACAACACGGCAGTCATTGCTCATAATCTTAATTTTATAAAAGCTTCAAAGCTGGATCTGATGAAAAGTGTTTTCAAAGGAGATGTTATTTTCAGACTGAAATTATGGCTGAAAGAAGGACTATTCTACAAAACCAAAGTTTATCAGACATCAAGATCTCTTTTCGTACTTGATGATGCTTTGATTTCAGAGAGATATCAGCTTTTACCTCTGTTCTATACCAGAGATTTTGACAAGACAAAAAATGAAAATCTTGTCGTGGTAATCCCGGGTGGCGTTTCACAGAAAAGAAGAGATTATGCTTATATTTTTGAAACGATTCAGAATCTAAATACAGATCAATCTTGTAAATTTATATTCCTGGGAAAAGCCAGCGGACATGAATTAAAACAACTTGAAAATCTGTCTAAAAAATGCCCTGAAAATATTGATATTACCTATTTTTCTGAAAGAGTTTCTTCTGAAGACTTTGAGAAATGGATGCAGAAAGCAGATGTTTTGTGGTGCCCGATTCAGCAGGATACAGAGTTTTTCAGCATGAAAGAAGCTTATGGGCAGACTAAAATGACGGGAAACCTTGGTGATGCCATAGCGTATGGAAAACTGGCTGTTTTCCCCAAAAATTACCCTTCAAAAACTGACTTTATTATTCCTGAAAAAGAAAATATTCTTGAGCAGTTGAAGGCACTTTCAGACACTCCGTTTGATTTTTATACAACCTATAGCAAGAAAGAAGTTCAACAAAAAATGGAACAATTCTTACAGGGTCTAATCTGA
- a CDS encoding lipopolysaccharide biosynthesis protein, translating into MSVVARQGFKYSIIGYIGFLLGTVSAIFIFPNDFEFYGKLRYILPTAEMLVPFVVLGISYSNVKFFHTVEKDGKKQNMLSLSLLTVFINFLIFTVVFFILPYFYPKFRHSEAWKIKEMILPLILILSFCAIFNKYTSNYKRIVVSNIFDNLFPKIANLGAFCLFFFALSQNITASTSQTIAYVFFFGIFFLMLLGYIYYTNKLEKIQLDFSTDYFKKNNFWKEFFNYSFFGFLGTFGNYLAINSFMIGEFMGMEEVGIYSVLYALISLISIPQLGLFNISAPIINKTLADGDMVELDRFHKKTSLTLYFLGAVLFSCIMVGFPYLTQFMPKNGIMLREYEPVVWIWGSAVLIDLATGFNGNIISLSKYYRFNILVMLLLAGLTIGLNYYFIKNTDLKLIGIALSTAISLTIYNVVKIIFNYIVFKVSPLSIEMIFVSIICTLAITVAIVLPNFDSNLLNLVYKPAVVLILIYVGNYFTKIFPIEDYLNMRFIKSVFKIK; encoded by the coding sequence ATGAGTGTAGTAGCGAGACAAGGCTTCAAATATTCCATTATCGGTTATATTGGTTTTTTGCTGGGCACCGTTTCCGCAATATTCATATTTCCGAATGATTTTGAATTTTACGGAAAGCTGCGCTACATTCTTCCGACGGCTGAGATGCTGGTTCCCTTTGTTGTATTGGGTATTTCCTATTCGAATGTAAAGTTTTTTCACACCGTGGAAAAGGATGGTAAAAAACAGAATATGCTGTCATTGTCTCTGCTGACGGTTTTTATCAACTTTCTTATTTTCACCGTTGTATTTTTTATACTTCCTTATTTTTATCCAAAGTTCAGGCATTCTGAGGCATGGAAAATCAAAGAAATGATTCTTCCACTGATTTTAATTCTTTCATTTTGTGCTATTTTCAATAAATATACATCCAATTATAAAAGAATTGTGGTTTCCAATATTTTCGATAATCTGTTTCCGAAAATAGCCAATCTGGGAGCATTTTGTCTCTTTTTCTTTGCTTTATCGCAGAATATCACTGCTTCTACATCACAAACCATTGCATATGTTTTCTTTTTTGGAATCTTCTTTTTAATGCTTTTGGGGTATATCTATTACACGAACAAACTGGAAAAGATTCAGCTGGATTTCAGTACAGATTACTTCAAAAAAAATAACTTCTGGAAAGAATTTTTCAATTACAGTTTCTTCGGATTTCTGGGTACTTTTGGAAATTATCTGGCGATCAACAGCTTTATGATTGGAGAATTTATGGGAATGGAAGAAGTAGGGATTTATTCTGTTCTGTATGCTTTGATCTCATTGATTTCTATTCCACAACTTGGATTATTTAATATTTCTGCACCTATCATCAACAAAACTCTGGCAGATGGAGATATGGTAGAGCTGGACAGATTCCACAAAAAGACATCTTTAACCCTGTATTTCCTTGGAGCCGTTTTATTCTCGTGTATCATGGTGGGATTCCCTTACCTGACGCAATTCATGCCAAAGAACGGAATCATGCTAAGAGAATATGAGCCTGTAGTCTGGATCTGGGGTTCTGCAGTATTGATAGACCTTGCAACAGGATTTAACGGGAATATTATTTCGCTTTCAAAATATTACAGATTCAATATTCTGGTCATGCTTTTACTGGCCGGACTTACTATCGGACTGAACTATTACTTCATTAAGAATACGGATCTTAAATTGATTGGAATTGCCTTATCTACAGCGATTTCCCTTACCATTTACAATGTTGTAAAAATCATTTTCAATTATATTGTATTTAAAGTTTCTCCTTTAAGTATTGAAATGATTTTTGTCTCTATCATCTGTACGCTGGCCATTACAGTAGCCATTGTCCTTCCGAACTTCGACAGTAACCTGCTGAATCTCGTTTACAAACCAGCAGTTGTTCTGATACTCATTTATGTAGGAAATTATTTCACAAAAATATTCCCGATTGAAGACTATCTGAATATGAGGTTTATTAAGAGTGTATTTAAGATTAAATAG
- a CDS encoding FkbM family methyltransferase — MSLYQKIAEKLQYISPNFYKKRYFKTLNNLNKNNFSERNVEPELVWIKQYLSKNAVILDIGANVGTFLYQLENTLNHDHIYGFEPNKKLYRRLKRLFPAMHIFPLALSDENRIAEFKVPIINGKTIASRGTLNTSYKEKGEEKSYTEKVKVIKLDEWAALEHFNRLDFIKIDVEGNEIKTLVGARETIRQFKPTLMVEMEQRHHQTPIWNEISEVMSWGYDAKYLNRNSFTLENLTEDIITQNTNDEKNKTQYINNIIFIPKNN, encoded by the coding sequence ATGTCTTTATACCAAAAAATTGCAGAGAAACTACAATACATAAGCCCGAATTTCTACAAAAAAAGATATTTTAAAACTTTAAATAATCTTAATAAAAATAATTTTTCGGAACGTAATGTAGAACCGGAACTGGTATGGATTAAACAATACCTTTCTAAAAATGCTGTAATTCTGGATATTGGTGCGAATGTAGGAACTTTCCTTTATCAGCTGGAAAATACATTGAACCATGATCATATTTATGGTTTTGAACCTAATAAAAAGCTTTACCGACGATTGAAAAGGCTGTTTCCGGCAATGCACATCTTTCCTCTGGCTCTTTCTGATGAAAACAGAATAGCAGAATTCAAAGTACCGATTATTAATGGAAAAACAATTGCTTCCCGCGGTACATTAAACACTTCTTACAAAGAAAAAGGAGAAGAGAAAAGTTATACAGAGAAAGTAAAAGTGATAAAACTGGATGAATGGGCTGCCCTGGAACACTTCAACAGATTAGACTTTATCAAAATAGACGTTGAAGGAAACGAAATAAAAACCCTTGTGGGGGCGAGAGAAACCATCAGACAATTTAAGCCTACTTTAATGGTCGAAATGGAACAAAGACACCACCAAACTCCTATATGGAATGAGATTTCTGAAGTGATGAGCTGGGGATATGACGCCAAATATCTGAACAGAAACAGCTTTACCCTGGAAAATCTTACAGAAGATATCATTACACAAAATACAAACGACGAAAAAAATAAAACTCAGTACATCAACAATATTATTTTTATACCTAAAAACAATTAA
- a CDS encoding DUF2461 domain-containing protein, which translates to MSASISSKTFDFLKKLTENNNREWFTENKNLYTESQQNVVSFLDELIKEMSGFDEELAKIDSKKALFRIYRDTRFSKDKSPYKTNFGASLGMGKGNQKGGYYLHMEPGKSFLAGGIYMPESSVLKEVRKEISLYGDDFLTILNHKDFKKHFPELDQDDKLKKIPQGFEKEDPMGEYLKLKNFIVVYSLKDEEILDKNAVKNMSKVFKLMKPLNDFLNTPFL; encoded by the coding sequence ATGTCTGCAAGCATTTCTTCAAAAACATTTGATTTTTTAAAAAAATTAACTGAAAACAATAACCGCGAATGGTTTACTGAAAACAAAAACCTGTACACAGAATCTCAGCAAAATGTGGTTTCATTTTTAGATGAACTGATTAAAGAGATGTCCGGTTTTGATGAAGAACTTGCGAAAATAGACAGTAAAAAAGCCCTGTTCAGAATTTATAGAGACACCCGTTTTTCAAAAGATAAATCTCCTTATAAAACCAATTTCGGAGCTTCTCTGGGAATGGGAAAAGGCAATCAGAAAGGAGGCTATTATCTTCACATGGAACCCGGAAAATCTTTTTTAGCAGGAGGAATTTACATGCCCGAATCTTCTGTTCTGAAAGAAGTGCGTAAAGAGATTTCGTTATACGGAGATGATTTTCTTACAATTCTCAACCATAAAGATTTTAAAAAACATTTTCCTGAGCTTGATCAGGACGACAAACTGAAGAAAATCCCTCAAGGTTTTGAAAAGGAAGATCCTATGGGAGAATATCTTAAACTTAAAAACTTCATTGTTGTATATTCATTGAAAGATGAGGAAATACTGGACAAAAATGCAGTGAAAAATATGAGCAAAGTTTTCAAACTCATGAAACCTTTAAATGACTTCCTGAATACTCCTTTTCTTTAA
- a CDS encoding ABC transporter permease yields the protein MNLSNLFRIAWKALLRNKLRAFLTMLGIIIGVASVIAMTAIGEGSKKSISDQLSSMGSNMITIRPSSNINVSGGARIGASGLQTLRPQDADAISKGATDVSYVSPAVQTNGQSINGANNWPTQLQGVNEEYFSIRDWSIAEGNLFTKKDVTSSNKVCLLGQTVYNNLFPNGEDAVGSIIRFNKVPMKVIGILASKGSNAFGQDQDDVIIAPFNTVQRRFLGITYVQTIYAASSNENTSQQATDQVSEILRKQHKLPADGSNDDFSVRTQAELISTMSSTSQLLTVLLSAIAGISLIVGGIGIMNIMYVSVTERTKEIGLRMSIGARGKDILHQFLIEAVLISITGGILGVLLGILSSELVTFFLSWPTFITESSIIVSFIVCAVTGVFFGYYPALKASKLDPIEALRYE from the coding sequence ATGAACCTCTCCAATCTCTTCAGAATTGCCTGGAAAGCTCTTTTACGGAATAAGCTTCGTGCATTTTTAACCATGCTTGGTATTATTATCGGGGTGGCTTCAGTGATTGCAATGACCGCTATTGGAGAAGGTTCAAAAAAAAGTATCAGTGACCAGCTTTCTTCTATGGGCTCGAATATGATCACCATACGTCCGTCCAGTAATATAAATGTTTCCGGTGGAGCAAGAATTGGTGCATCGGGATTACAAACCCTGAGACCTCAGGATGCGGATGCCATTTCAAAAGGAGCTACTGATGTTTCCTACGTCTCCCCTGCAGTACAAACCAACGGACAGTCTATCAACGGAGCCAATAACTGGCCAACTCAGTTACAGGGAGTGAACGAAGAATATTTCAGCATCAGAGACTGGAGCATTGCAGAAGGTAATCTTTTCACCAAAAAAGATGTAACATCTTCCAATAAAGTCTGTCTTTTAGGGCAAACCGTTTATAATAATTTATTTCCCAACGGGGAAGATGCCGTAGGAAGTATCATCAGATTTAATAAAGTCCCTATGAAAGTGATTGGAATTCTGGCTTCAAAAGGGTCCAATGCATTCGGGCAGGATCAGGATGATGTGATCATCGCTCCGTTCAATACCGTTCAGAGAAGATTTTTAGGAATCACGTATGTTCAAACTATTTATGCTGCTTCTTCGAATGAAAACACGTCACAACAGGCTACAGATCAGGTTTCTGAGATTTTAAGAAAACAGCATAAACTTCCTGCGGACGGAAGCAATGATGATTTCAGTGTGAGAACCCAGGCTGAACTTATCTCTACCATGAGCTCTACCAGTCAGCTACTGACCGTCCTTTTATCGGCAATCGCAGGTATTTCCCTTATTGTAGGAGGCATCGGAATCATGAATATCATGTATGTCTCAGTAACGGAACGAACCAAAGAAATAGGGCTGAGAATGTCTATTGGCGCAAGAGGAAAAGATATTTTACACCAGTTTCTTATTGAAGCCGTGCTCATCAGTATCACAGGGGGAATCCTTGGAGTACTTTTAGGAATATTGTCTTCAGAACTGGTCACTTTTTTCCTCTCATGGCCAACTTTTATTACAGAATCTTCAATTATAGTTTCCTTCATTGTCTGTGCGGTAACCGGAGTATTTTTCGGATATTATCCAGCGTTGAAAGCATCAAAACTTGATCCTATTGAAGCATTGAGATATGAATAG
- a CDS encoding ABC transporter ATP-binding protein, producing MTEKILEITDLKREFRMGEEIVHALKGVTFTVERGEFVTIMGSSGSGKSTLLNIIGCLDKPSGGDYILDGVNIKNLDRDELAVLRNQKIGFVFQAYNLLPRTTAKENVELPLLYNSKISTEERHKRAIQALTSVKLESRIDHLPNQMSGGQQQRVAIARALVNEPVMILADEATGNLDTRTSYEIMALMQDLHHQGRTIVFVTHEPDIATFSSRTVTLQDGKVIKDIKNDHIKSAKEALENLPVNDDY from the coding sequence ATGACGGAGAAAATTCTGGAGATTACAGATCTGAAAAGAGAATTCAGGATGGGCGAAGAAATTGTTCATGCTCTGAAAGGTGTAACATTTACGGTAGAGAGAGGAGAATTTGTGACGATTATGGGAAGCAGCGGCTCCGGAAAATCTACGTTACTTAATATCATTGGCTGCCTGGATAAACCTTCTGGCGGAGATTATATTCTGGATGGGGTTAATATTAAAAATCTTGACCGTGATGAACTTGCTGTTCTCAGAAATCAAAAAATAGGTTTTGTGTTTCAGGCCTATAATCTTCTTCCCAGAACTACAGCCAAAGAAAATGTAGAACTGCCACTTCTCTACAATTCAAAAATATCCACAGAAGAGCGCCACAAAAGAGCCATACAGGCCTTGACATCTGTAAAACTTGAGAGCAGAATTGATCATCTTCCCAATCAGATGTCCGGAGGGCAGCAGCAAAGAGTCGCTATTGCCAGAGCGTTGGTGAATGAACCTGTAATGATTCTGGCTGATGAAGCTACAGGAAATTTGGATACCAGAACTTCTTATGAAATTATGGCTCTGATGCAGGATCTGCACCATCAGGGACGAACGATCGTTTTTGTAACCCACGAACCTGATATTGCTACTTTCAGCAGCAGAACAGTAACGCTGCAGGATGGAAAAGTCATTAAAGACATAAAAAACGATCACATAAAGTCAGCTAAAGAAGCTTTGGAAAACCTTCCGGTAAATGATGATTACTGA
- a CDS encoding efflux RND transporter periplasmic adaptor subunit, whose amino-acid sequence MKTKNKKWLYWVVGGIITLGAAWFFFIREKEVKIQLETVKPEMGEISNSITATGTIQPVDTVAVGTQVSGIIKNIYVDFNSTVKKGELLATLDPDLLQFQSQQIKANLQNAKSNLAYNEININRQSQLYKVGAISKADYDIATNQYNAAKAQVGSVNAQLSTANKNLSLTNIYSPIDGTVLNRNVSEGQTVASSFSTPTLFSIAKDLTKMRVRASVDEADIGNVKVGQKATFTVDAFPDETFDGEVSEVRLHPTVSSNVVNYTTIINADNSSLKLKPGMTANITIYTEVLNNAMKIPVAATSFRPDSLVIKKYKVNSPFANGKKHEKGQGKKQNKGSEDKNEAAVWIIAKDSTISRKKIKTGMDNDTEIQVVSGLNKNDNIITGYKVLSKKSSGGQTKSPFMPQRRGSGNNRNSGGGGGPR is encoded by the coding sequence ATGAAAACAAAGAATAAAAAATGGTTGTACTGGGTTGTGGGTGGTATTATTACCCTTGGTGCAGCCTGGTTTTTCTTCATCAGAGAAAAAGAAGTGAAAATTCAGCTGGAAACAGTAAAGCCTGAAATGGGAGAAATCTCAAACTCCATTACGGCTACAGGAACCATTCAGCCTGTAGATACAGTGGCAGTGGGTACTCAGGTATCGGGAATCATTAAAAATATTTATGTGGATTTCAATTCTACTGTGAAAAAAGGGGAATTACTGGCTACTTTAGATCCGGATTTGCTTCAGTTCCAGTCACAGCAGATCAAAGCCAATCTGCAAAACGCAAAAAGTAATCTGGCTTATAACGAAATCAATATCAACAGACAGTCACAGCTGTACAAAGTGGGTGCGATTAGTAAAGCGGATTATGATATTGCCACCAATCAGTACAATGCTGCAAAGGCGCAGGTAGGTTCAGTGAATGCTCAGCTTTCCACCGCCAATAAAAATCTGTCGTTAACTAATATTTATTCTCCCATTGACGGAACGGTACTCAACAGAAATGTAAGTGAAGGACAAACGGTAGCTTCAAGCTTCAGTACTCCTACCCTCTTCAGTATTGCCAAGGATCTTACCAAGATGAGGGTACGCGCCTCAGTAGATGAGGCTGATATCGGAAATGTAAAAGTAGGTCAAAAAGCCACATTTACAGTAGATGCTTTTCCTGATGAAACTTTTGACGGTGAAGTTTCGGAAGTTCGTCTTCATCCTACCGTTTCATCGAATGTTGTGAATTACACCACCATTATCAACGCTGACAACTCCAGTTTAAAGCTAAAGCCGGGAATGACCGCCAATATTACAATTTACACTGAGGTTTTAAATAATGCCATGAAGATTCCGGTAGCTGCTACCAGTTTCAGACCAGACAGCCTGGTGATTAAAAAGTATAAAGTAAATTCTCCGTTTGCCAATGGTAAAAAACATGAAAAAGGACAAGGGAAGAAACAAAATAAAGGAAGTGAGGACAAGAACGAAGCGGCAGTTTGGATCATTGCGAAAGATAGCACGATCTCCCGTAAAAAGATAAAAACCGGAATGGATAATGACACCGAAATACAGGTTGTTTCAGGGTTAAATAAAAATGACAATATCATTACCGGCTACAAAGTTTTATCCAAAAAATCTTCCGGAGGACAAACCAAAAGCCCATTCATGCCTCAAAGAAGAGGTAGTGGAAACAACAGAAACAGCGGCGGCGGTGGCGGACCGAGATAA